In the Clostridium beijerinckii genome, one interval contains:
- a CDS encoding NAD(P)-dependent malic enzyme produces MNYFEESLKLHEEKQGKISITSKVKVETRDDLSLAYTPGVAEPCRKIHEDQENVYKYTSKGNLVAVVTDGSAVLGLGDIGPMAGMPVMEGKSILFKEFADVDAFPVLVDSNDVDEIVNTVRLIAPTFGGINLEDIGAPRCFEVEEKLKKLIDIPVFHDDQHGTAIVVLAGVINALKVVDKKLEDIKVVVNGAGAAGTAIAKLLLSSGVKNLIACDKVGILYRGMEKIDDAKDALAEITNPDNIKGNLADALVGADVFVGVSAPGILKPEMVRAMNKDAIIFAMANPTPEIMPDEAKAAGARVIGTGRSDFPNQVNNVLAFPGIFRGALDVRAKEINEEMKLAAAYAIAGYIKDEDLNENNVIPSALDKNVATKVAEAIANAARKSGVARK; encoded by the coding sequence ATGAATTATTTTGAAGAAAGTTTAAAATTACATGAAGAAAAACAAGGAAAGATTTCAATCACATCTAAGGTTAAGGTTGAAACAAGAGATGATTTAAGTCTTGCATACACACCAGGAGTTGCAGAACCATGTAGAAAAATTCATGAAGACCAAGAAAACGTCTACAAATATACATCAAAAGGAAATCTGGTAGCAGTAGTAACAGATGGAAGTGCAGTGTTAGGACTAGGAGATATAGGGCCAATGGCAGGAATGCCTGTAATGGAAGGAAAGTCAATTTTATTTAAAGAATTTGCAGATGTTGATGCTTTCCCTGTATTAGTAGATTCTAACGATGTTGATGAGATAGTTAATACAGTTAGATTGATAGCGCCAACATTTGGTGGAATAAACTTAGAAGATATTGGAGCGCCAAGATGTTTTGAAGTTGAAGAAAAACTCAAAAAATTAATCGACATTCCAGTATTCCATGATGACCAACATGGAACTGCAATAGTTGTTCTTGCTGGTGTTATAAATGCACTTAAAGTAGTAGATAAGAAGCTTGAAGATATAAAAGTAGTAGTAAATGGAGCGGGGGCTGCAGGAACTGCAATAGCTAAGCTTTTATTATCATCAGGAGTAAAAAACTTAATTGCTTGCGATAAAGTAGGTATCTTATATAGAGGCATGGAAAAAATTGATGATGCTAAAGATGCTTTAGCGGAAATAACAAATCCAGATAATATAAAAGGCAACCTTGCAGATGCTTTAGTTGGTGCCGATGTATTTGTTGGAGTATCTGCTCCAGGAATATTGAAGCCTGAAATGGTTAGAGCAATGAATAAAGATGCAATAATCTTTGCAATGGCAAATCCAACACCGGAAATTATGCCAGATGAAGCAAAAGCAGCTGGAGCAAGAGTTATAGGAACAGGACGGTCAGATTTTCCAAATCAAGTGAACAATGTTCTAGCTTTCCCAGGTATTTTTAGAGGTGCCTTAGATGTTAGAGCAAAAGAAATAAATGAGGAAATGAAACTTGCTGCAGCATATGCCATAGCTGGATACATTAAAGATGAAGATTTAAATGAAAATAATGTAATTCCAAGTGCTTTAGATAAAAATGTTGCTACAAAGGTAGCAGAAGCAATTGCAAATGCGGCAAGAAAAAGTGGGGTCGCAAGAAAATAA
- a CDS encoding TraX family protein yields MYIANNNIIQKGFSGFSLKIIALVLMTMDHMHEFLASTGIPIWFNWLGRLSAPLFFFTMAEGFFYTGNRKTYVKRLYLFSIVMSLGKFISWKISVDDPSYFPVSNNIFETFFLIALNILLIEYLRDENKDLYRKIYIIFLAIMFEVVLPISTYSIFSKNIAGIIISFLPCPLLCEGSVSFVALGIIFFYLRNDRKKMMIVYAIFSVSFFPFASFSFKNIFYGYNQWIMIFAIPLMMLYNGKKGRGLKYLFYFYYPAHIFILFFLGGITHIN; encoded by the coding sequence ATGTATATAGCAAATAATAATATTATTCAAAAAGGGTTTAGTGGATTTTCTTTGAAGATAATCGCATTAGTATTAATGACAATGGATCATATGCATGAATTCTTAGCATCGACTGGAATTCCAATTTGGTTTAATTGGCTTGGGAGATTATCGGCTCCACTTTTTTTCTTTACAATGGCAGAAGGCTTTTTTTATACAGGGAATAGAAAAACTTATGTTAAAAGATTATATTTATTTTCAATAGTAATGTCTTTAGGAAAATTTATTTCATGGAAGATATCAGTTGATGATCCATCATATTTTCCAGTGAGTAATAATATATTCGAGACATTCTTTTTGATAGCATTAAATATATTACTAATTGAATATTTAAGAGATGAAAACAAAGATTTGTATAGGAAAATTTATATTATTTTTTTAGCGATAATGTTTGAAGTTGTATTACCAATAAGTACTTATTCAATATTTTCAAAAAACATAGCTGGAATTATTATATCCTTTTTACCCTGTCCATTGCTTTGTGAAGGAAGTGTTTCATTTGTTGCTCTCGGAATAATATTTTTTTATTTAAGAAATGACAGAAAAAAAATGATGATTGTTTATGCAATTTTTTCAGTATCGTTTTTTCCATTCGCTAGTTTTTCATTTAAGAATATATTTTATGGTTACAATCAGTGGATTATGATTTTCGCTATACCGCTAATGATGCTTTATAATGGAAAAAAGGGACGTGGATTAAAATATTTATTTTATTTTTATTATCCCGCCCATATATTCATATTATTTTTCTTGGGAGGAATTACACATATAAACTGA